From Acinonyx jubatus isolate Ajub_Pintada_27869175 chromosome F2, VMU_Ajub_asm_v1.0, whole genome shotgun sequence, the proteins below share one genomic window:
- the KLHL38 gene encoding kelch-like protein 38, whose product MLPLGTSSPPCRMDEELPDELLFKDHDFSSDLLRQLNGLRQNRMLTDVSICTGTWEVPCHRSVLASSSPYFRAMFCSNFRERSEPKVQLRGIDPPTLDQIISYVYTGEVHITAENVLPLMEAASMLQYPKLLEACSSYLQSQLTPGNCLGMIRLSEILSCESLKKKAREVALTCFPEVAASADLKELCVLELRDYLGDDGLCAEEEKVFEALMVWVKHDLQARKRHVQELFKQVRLQYIHPAFFHHFIANNALLQSSPSCQTILETAKRQMFALHSATSAPDLQPPWHVPPRTSYQDFLVLLGGRKDSQQTTRDVLLYNRQTGQWQNLAKLPTRLYKASAVTLHRSIYVLGGMAVGTGKNMPSHNIYIYSLKLNQWRLGQPMLVARYSHKSTTHKNFIFSIGGIGEGQEVMGSMERYNSILNIWESMASMPVGVLHPAVAVKDQRLYLFGGEDIMQNPVRLIQVYHISRNTWFKMETRMIKNVCAPAVVLGERIVIVGGYTRRILAYDPQSNKFVKCADMKDRRMHHGATVMGNKIYVTGGRRLTTDCNIEDLASFDCYDPETDTWTSQGQLPHKLFDHACLTLQCIPHTPTFS is encoded by the exons ATGCTTCCACTTGGGACCTCTTCCCCACCTTGTagaatggatgaggagttgccAGATGAGTTGCTCTTCAAAGACCATGACTTCTCCTCTGACTTACTGAGGCAGCTCAATGGCTTAAGGCAAAACAGGATGCTGACTGATGTGAGCATCTGTACCGGGACCTGGGAGGTCCCCTGCCACCGAAGTGTGCTGGCCTCCAGCAGCCCCTACTTCAGGGCCATGTTCTGCAGCAACTTCCGGGAGAGAAGCGAGCCCAAAGTCCAGCTGAGGGGCATCGACCCCCCAACTCTGGACCAGATCATCTCGTATGTGTACACTGGGGAGGTGCACATCACAGCTGAGAACGTCCTGCCTTTGATGGAGGCAGCCTCCATGCTACAGTATCCCAAGCTTCTGGAGGCCTGCTCCTCCTACCTCCAGAGCCAGCTGACCCCCGGCAACTGCCTGGGCATGATCAGACTCTCTGAAATCTTAAGTTGTGAGAGCCTCAAGAAGAAAGCCAGGGAGGTGGCCCTGACGTGTTTCCCAGAGGTGGCTGCATCGGCAGACCTGAAGGAGCTCTGCGTCTTGGAATTGAGAGACTATCTGGGGGatgacgggctctgtgcggagGAGGAAAAGGTGTTTGAGGCCCTCATGGTTTGGGTCAAGCACGACCTCCAGGCCCGGAAACGACACGTGCAGGAGCTGTTCAAGCAAGTCAGGCTTCAGTACATCCACCCGGCCTTCTTCCACCATTTCATCGCCAACAATGCCCTCCTTCAGTCCTCGCCCTCATGCCAGACCATCCTGGAGACAGCCAAGAGGCAGATGTTTGCTTTGCACAGTGCCACCAGTGCCCCAGACCTCCAACCTCCATGGCATGTCCCCCCAAGAACCTCTTACCAAGATTTCCTCGTCCTCttgggtggaaggaaggacagcCAGCAGACCACCAGGGACGTTCTGCTGTACAACAGACAGACCGGCCAGTGGCAGAACCTTGCCAAACTCCCGACCCGGCTGTACAAGGCCTCAGCTGTCACTTTGCACCGCAGCATCTATGTGCTGGGAGGCATGGCTGTCGGCACAGGGAAGAACATGCCCAGCCACAACATCTACATCTACTCCCTGAAGCTCAATCAGTGGAGGCTGGGGCAGCCCATGCTGGTCGCCCGCTACTCGCATAAAAGCACTACCCATAAGAACTTCATCTTTTCCATTGGGGGGATTGGAGAAGGGCAGGAGGTCATGGGCTCCATGGAGAGATACAACAGCATCTTGAACATCTGGGAGAGTATGGCCAGCATGCCAGTGGGGGTTCTCCACCCTGCAGTCGCTGTGAAAGACCAAAGACTCTACCTTTTTGGGGGAGAGGACATCATGCAGAATCCTGTGCGCCTTATCCAG GTTTACCACATTTCCAGAAACACATGGTTCAAAATGGAGACCAGAATGATCAAGAATGTGTGCGCCCCTGCAGTGGTGCTGGGGGAGCGTATTGTCATCGTGGGAG GTTACACGAGGAGGATTCTTGCTTATGACCCTCAATCCAACAAATTTGTCAAGTGTGCGGACATGAAAGACCGCAGGATGCACCATGGGGCCACGGTGATGGGGAACAAGATCTATGTAACGGGTGGGCGGCGGCTGACCACAGATTGCAACATCGAGGACTTGGCCTCCTTTGACTGCTATGACCCTGAGACGGATACCTGGACATCCCAGGGACAGCTTCCTCACAAACTCTTTGATCACGCCTGCCTCACTCTCCAGTGCATACCTCACACTCCCACCTTCTCATGA